A genomic segment from uncultured Marinifilum sp. encodes:
- the rpmA gene encoding 50S ribosomal protein L27 encodes MAHKKGVGSSKNGRESESKRLGVKIYGGQAAKAGNILVRQRGTKHNPGENVGCGKDHTLFALVDGTVVFTKKRDNKSYVSIEPIAE; translated from the coding sequence ATGGCACACAAAAAAGGAGTCGGTAGTTCGAAGAACGGTAGAGAATCGGAAAGTAAACGATTAGGAGTTAAAATTTACGGTGGACAAGCAGCGAAAGCTGGAAATATTCTTGTACGTCAAAGAGGTACTAAGCATAATCCAGGTGAGAATGTAGGTTGTGGTAAAGATCACACTTTATTTGCTCTTGTTGACGGAACTGTTGTTTTTACAAAGAAAAGAGACAACAAATCATACGTTTCTATTGAACCTATTGCTGAGTAA
- the rplU gene encoding 50S ribosomal protein L21, with product MYAIVEIAGQQFKVEKDQKIFVHRLETEEGGQVEFAKVLLVDNAGEVVVGAPAIEGAKVTAKVLSHMKGDKVKVFKKKRRKGYKKLNGHRQYLSQIQIEEIVA from the coding sequence ATGTACGCAATTGTAGAAATCGCGGGTCAACAATTCAAAGTTGAAAAAGACCAGAAGATTTTCGTTCACAGATTGGAAACTGAAGAAGGTGGACAAGTTGAGTTCGCAAAAGTTCTTTTAGTTGACAATGCTGGTGAAGTTGTAGTTGGTGCTCCTGCTATTGAAGGCGCTAAAGTTACAGCGAAAGTATTATCACACATGAAAGGTGACAAGGTAAAGGTATTCAAAAAGAAAAGAAGAAAAGGATACAAAAAACTGAACGGACACCGTCAGTACCTATCACAAATTCAAATTGAAGAAATTGTTGCTTAA
- a CDS encoding bifunctional nuclease domain-containing protein, with the protein MGKIKLNVLGLSYSQTQTGAYALVLSEEDGDRRIPIIIGGVEAQSIAIQLEELDPPRPLTHDLFKSFAEAFAVNVVEVNIYKLEEGIFYAELICEKGSTRIRIDSRTSDAVAIALRFNCPIFTTNEIIEKAGIVLSIEGEAQEPGITATMSDVEPEDKSESGEFSTYTVSQLKEMLNETISNEDYEKASLIRDELDKREK; encoded by the coding sequence ATGGGTAAGATAAAGCTAAACGTTTTAGGATTGTCATACAGTCAGACTCAAACAGGTGCTTATGCTCTTGTATTGTCCGAAGAAGATGGTGATCGACGTATTCCCATTATTATAGGAGGTGTAGAGGCACAATCAATAGCAATTCAATTGGAGGAGTTAGATCCTCCTCGTCCCTTAACTCATGATTTATTTAAAAGTTTTGCCGAGGCATTTGCTGTAAATGTTGTTGAGGTAAACATTTATAAATTAGAAGAAGGTATTTTTTATGCTGAATTAATTTGCGAAAAAGGATCTACCAGAATTCGTATCGATTCAAGAACCTCCGATGCTGTGGCAATAGCTCTTCGTTTTAATTGCCCAATATTTACAACCAACGAAATAATCGAAAAAGCAGGAATTGTTTTGAGTATAGAAGGGGAAGCACAAGAGCCTGGAATTACAGCTACCATGTCTGATGTTGAACCTGAAGATAAATCTGAAAGTGGCGAATTTAGCACATATACTGTTAGTCAGTTGAAAGAAATGCTGAACGAAACAATTAGTAACGAAGATTATGAAAAAGCATCCTTAATAAGAGACGAGCTTGATAAAAGAGAAAAATAG
- a CDS encoding nucleoside permease codes for MGIKGRLTLLNFLQFFIWGAWLITIANYWFGNKGWSPQEFGAVFSTMGIASLFMPTLTGIIADRWINAERLYGILHLFGGAALFYLPQVETPAIFITVILLAMICYMPTIALMNSISYTVLKNNNYDVIKVFPPIRVWGTIGFIAAMWITNLSGSKATANQFYIGAVASFLLAIYSFTMPQCKPQNKGSKGAPLVEVLGLNAFKLFKNYKMALFFIFSMLLGAALQLTNMYGDRFLSEFEKIPEYADSFVIKYSTIIMSISQISETLFILAIPFFLKKFGIKKVMLISMIAWVLRFGLFAFGDPAGGLWMIILSCIIYGMAFDFFNISGSLFVETQCDSNIRSSAQGLFMMMTNGFGAIVGSWVSGIIIGEFFTNNNGDFIWMDIWNTFAIYSLVIAILFAILFKHKHDPKQVENIAH; via the coding sequence ATGGGAATTAAAGGTCGATTGACACTATTAAACTTCCTTCAGTTTTTTATCTGGGGAGCTTGGTTAATTACAATTGCGAACTATTGGTTTGGAAACAAAGGCTGGTCGCCTCAGGAATTTGGAGCAGTATTCTCTACCATGGGAATTGCATCTCTGTTTATGCCTACCCTTACGGGAATTATTGCCGACAGATGGATTAATGCCGAAAGACTATATGGTATTCTTCATTTATTTGGCGGTGCTGCCTTATTTTATTTGCCACAGGTAGAGACTCCTGCAATATTTATTACTGTAATTTTATTAGCTATGATTTGCTATATGCCTACCATAGCTCTAATGAATTCTATCTCTTACACGGTACTTAAAAACAACAATTACGATGTAATTAAAGTTTTCCCTCCAATTCGTGTTTGGGGAACAATTGGTTTTATTGCTGCCATGTGGATTACCAATTTAAGCGGATCAAAAGCTACTGCCAATCAGTTTTACATTGGTGCAGTTGCATCTTTTTTATTGGCTATTTATTCGTTTACTATGCCACAATGTAAACCCCAGAACAAAGGTAGCAAAGGAGCTCCTCTAGTTGAGGTTTTAGGATTAAATGCTTTTAAGCTGTTTAAGAACTACAAAATGGCATTGTTCTTTATTTTTTCCATGTTATTAGGGGCAGCATTACAGCTAACCAATATGTACGGAGACAGGTTTCTTTCTGAATTTGAAAAAATTCCTGAATATGCCGATTCTTTTGTTATAAAATACTCGACTATTATCATGTCGATTTCTCAGATATCGGAGACTCTTTTCATTCTTGCAATTCCATTTTTCCTTAAGAAATTTGGTATTAAAAAGGTAATGCTAATAAGTATGATTGCCTGGGTTCTTCGATTTGGATTATTTGCTTTTGGCGATCCTGCAGGCGGACTTTGGATGATCATATTATCTTGTATTATCTACGGAATGGCTTTTGATTTCTTTAACATATCTGGTTCTCTTTTTGTAGAAACTCAATGCGATTCAAATATCAGATCGAGTGCACAAGGATTATTTATGATGATGACCAACGGTTTTGGTGCCATAGTAGGGTCATGGGTAAGTGGAATTATTATTGGTGAATTCTTTACCAACAATAATGGTGATTTTATTTGGATGGATATCTGGAATACATTTGCAATTTACTCATTGGTAATTGCTATTTTATTTGCCATACTATTTAAACACAAACACGACCCAAAACAAGTTGAAAATATAGCTCATTAA
- a CDS encoding nucleoside recognition domain-containing protein, which translates to MSVNHSCSSNLSGKDKLRQAVKLALPKAFATTKWLLSIMLPVSFGVMILNYTGVLSLISSYLAPAFELIGLPGESAFVLLTSIFTNIYTAIAVITSLGLEGRVLTILAVMCLVAHGFVIETAVLKKTGSSVVRMVLLRLLGSFAMGAILNILLPADTSVTISAVSVTSESFYVMFIAWLQSSLVLVIKLIVLIALLMIFQKILELFGIINWISKILKPLQVVMGLPESTSFSWIVANTLGLAYGSAIIMEQVEEGKMTSEDADLLNHHIAVSHSQLEDPLLFAAIGVPLGWMIIPRLLLGIIVVWLCRFERILRFS; encoded by the coding sequence ATGAGTGTAAACCATAGCTGTTCATCAAATTTGTCGGGAAAGGATAAATTGCGCCAAGCTGTAAAATTAGCTTTGCCAAAGGCTTTTGCAACTACAAAGTGGTTGTTAAGTATTATGCTTCCGGTTTCGTTTGGAGTTATGATATTAAATTATACAGGGGTGCTTTCACTTATTTCATCGTATTTAGCTCCTGCATTCGAGTTAATAGGTTTACCTGGGGAATCGGCTTTTGTTTTGCTTACCAGTATTTTCACAAATATTTATACTGCCATTGCTGTTATTACAAGTTTAGGATTAGAAGGTAGAGTACTTACAATTCTTGCGGTAATGTGTTTGGTTGCGCATGGTTTTGTAATAGAAACTGCTGTACTTAAAAAAACAGGATCGTCGGTTGTGAGAATGGTTTTGCTTCGTTTATTGGGAAGCTTTGCAATGGGAGCGATTTTAAATATCCTTTTACCTGCCGATACAAGTGTTACAATAAGTGCAGTAAGTGTAACATCCGAATCGTTTTATGTAATGTTTATAGCTTGGTTGCAGTCTTCGCTAGTGCTTGTTATTAAGCTTATTGTATTAATTGCTTTATTAATGATATTTCAAAAAATATTAGAGCTTTTTGGTATCATTAACTGGATATCTAAAATTTTAAAGCCTTTGCAAGTTGTAATGGGCTTGCCCGAATCTACCTCGTTTTCCTGGATTGTTGCTAATACTTTAGGCTTGGCCTATGGTTCTGCAATTATTATGGAACAAGTGGAAGAGGGTAAAATGACAAGCGAAGATGCAGATTTATTGAATCATCATATTGCAGTTTCGCATTCGCAATTGGAGGATCCTTTGCTATTTGCAGCTATTGGAGTTCCTCTTGGATGGATGATTATTCCCCGCTTATTATTAGGGATAATAGTAGTGTGGTTGTGTAGGTTCGAAAGAATTTTACGATTTTCCTAA
- a CDS encoding thymidylate synthase has translation MQQYLQLLERVLEEGNKKGDRTGTGTISVFGHQMRFDLSKGFPALTTKKLHLKSIIHELLWFLNGDTNVKYLQDNGVRIWNEWADEQGDLGHVYGYQWRSWPKPNGESLDQITQVVNDIKNNPNSRRLIVSAWNAGDIENMALPPCHALFQFYVANGKLSCQLYQRSADIFLGVPFNIASYALLTMMMAQVCGLQAGDFVHTLGDAHIYNNHLDQVKLQLSREARDLPVMKINPDVKSIFDFKFEDFSLESYDPHPHIKGAISI, from the coding sequence ATGCAACAATATCTTCAACTACTGGAAAGAGTTCTCGAGGAGGGAAATAAAAAAGGAGACCGAACAGGAACAGGAACAATTAGCGTGTTTGGGCATCAAATGCGATTTGATTTGTCGAAAGGATTTCCTGCTCTTACCACTAAAAAATTACATTTAAAATCGATTATTCATGAATTGCTTTGGTTTTTGAATGGCGATACAAATGTAAAATATTTACAGGATAATGGAGTTCGTATTTGGAATGAATGGGCCGATGAGCAAGGTGATTTGGGACATGTTTATGGTTATCAATGGAGGTCTTGGCCAAAACCCAATGGTGAATCATTAGATCAGATTACTCAGGTAGTAAACGATATTAAAAACAATCCGAATTCACGACGCTTAATTGTGAGTGCCTGGAATGCTGGCGATATCGAAAATATGGCTTTACCTCCATGTCATGCTTTGTTTCAATTCTATGTTGCCAATGGTAAATTGTCTTGTCAGTTGTATCAACGTAGTGCCGATATCTTTTTGGGTGTGCCTTTTAATATTGCATCTTATGCCTTACTAACAATGATGATGGCACAGGTTTGCGGATTACAAGCAGGTGACTTTGTGCATACTTTAGGCGATGCGCATATCTACAATAACCATCTCGATCAGGTGAAACTACAATTATCGAGAGAAGCCAGAGACTTGCCCGTAATGAAAATAAATCCTGATGTAAAAAGTATTTTTGATTTTAAGTTTGAGGATTTTTCTCTGGAAAGTTACGATCCACATCCACATATTAAAGGTGCAATATCTATTTAA
- a CDS encoding dihydrofolate reductase → MKLSIIVAASRNNVIGKDNQLIWHLPADLKRFKALTTGHTIIMGRKTFDSIGKPLPNRTSVIITRQPDYKQEGCVVVHSFEEALDFVKDQDKAFVIGGGAIYQEAISKADELYLTLVHHEFDGDTYFPKIKGEEWESVARKDCLPDEKNKYPYSFIDYKRK, encoded by the coding sequence ATGAAACTATCAATAATAGTGGCTGCATCCCGTAATAATGTTATTGGGAAGGATAACCAGCTTATTTGGCATTTACCGGCCGATTTAAAAAGATTTAAAGCTCTTACCACCGGGCATACGATAATAATGGGGCGAAAAACATTCGATTCCATAGGTAAACCTCTGCCCAATCGTACCTCTGTTATTATTACCCGTCAGCCAGATTATAAGCAGGAGGGATGTGTTGTTGTACATTCTTTCGAAGAAGCTCTCGATTTTGTTAAGGATCAGGATAAGGCTTTTGTAATAGGTGGAGGAGCCATTTATCAGGAAGCAATAAGTAAAGCTGATGAATTGTATTTAACTTTGGTGCATCACGAATTCGATGGCGATACTTATTTCCCTAAAATTAAAGGAGAAGAATGGGAATCGGTTGCCCGAAAAGATTGTTTACCAGATGAGAAAAATAAATATCCTTATTCGTTTATTGATTACAAAAGGAAATAG
- the clpX gene encoding ATP-dependent Clp protease ATP-binding subunit ClpX: protein MDKCSFCGREKKDTNLLIAGISGHICDSCIDQAYSIVQEELKNHSDLNLKEIKLLKPMEIKAFLDQYVIGQDEAKKYLAVAVYNHYKRLLQEKDDEDIEIEKSNIILVGETGTGKTLLARTIAKMLHVPFTIVDATVLTEAGYVGEDIESILTRLLQASDYDVEAAEKGIVFIDEIDKIARKSDNPSITRDVSGEGVQQGLLKLLEGAVVNVPPQGGRKHPDQKMIPVNTKNILFVCGGAFDGIQRKIAQRMNTQVVGFNASKEKEQIDQGNLLQYIAPQDLKSFGLIPEIIGRLPVLTYLEPLNRNALRNILTEPKNSIVKQYTKLFKIDDIELSFKESALEYIVDKAVEYKLGARGLRSICEAIMMDAMFELPSGEEKQISINKKYASKKLEKVNLKRLKVA, encoded by the coding sequence ATGGATAAATGCTCATTTTGTGGGAGAGAAAAGAAGGATACAAATCTTCTAATAGCTGGAATTAGTGGTCATATCTGCGATAGCTGTATCGATCAAGCCTACTCTATTGTTCAGGAAGAATTAAAAAATCATTCTGATCTCAACTTAAAAGAGATTAAACTTTTAAAACCGATGGAAATTAAAGCTTTCCTAGATCAATATGTTATTGGTCAGGATGAAGCTAAAAAATACCTTGCGGTTGCGGTGTACAATCACTATAAAAGATTGCTTCAGGAAAAAGATGATGAAGATATTGAAATTGAAAAATCAAATATCATTCTTGTAGGAGAAACAGGTACAGGAAAAACTCTGTTGGCACGAACTATTGCTAAAATGCTACACGTTCCCTTCACTATTGTTGATGCCACAGTTTTAACCGAAGCAGGTTATGTAGGTGAAGATATAGAATCTATTTTAACTAGACTTCTTCAGGCATCGGATTATGATGTGGAGGCTGCCGAAAAAGGAATTGTATTTATTGATGAGATAGATAAAATTGCTCGAAAAAGCGATAATCCATCAATTACCCGAGATGTTTCGGGCGAAGGTGTTCAGCAGGGTTTGCTAAAATTATTAGAAGGAGCTGTTGTTAATGTACCCCCTCAAGGCGGAAGAAAACATCCCGATCAGAAAATGATACCTGTTAACACTAAGAATATTCTTTTTGTTTGTGGAGGTGCTTTCGACGGAATTCAGCGTAAAATTGCACAACGCATGAACACTCAGGTTGTAGGATTTAATGCCAGCAAAGAAAAAGAACAGATTGATCAGGGTAATTTATTACAATATATTGCACCTCAGGATTTAAAATCATTTGGTTTAATTCCTGAAATTATTGGTCGTTTACCTGTGTTAACTTACCTGGAGCCATTAAACAGAAATGCACTTAGAAATATCTTAACCGAGCCTAAAAACTCAATTGTTAAGCAATACACCAAATTATTTAAGATTGATGATATTGAATTAAGCTTTAAGGAAAGCGCATTGGAATATATTGTTGATAAGGCTGTAGAATATAAATTAGGAGCACGCGGTTTACGTTCTATTTGCGAAGCCATAATGATGGATGCAATGTTTGAACTCCCTTCGGGAGAAGAAAAACAAATCTCCATTAATAAAAAATACGCAAGCAAGAAACTTGAAAAAGTAAATCTTAAGCGCTTAAAAGTCGCATAA
- the clpP gene encoding ATP-dependent Clp endopeptidase proteolytic subunit ClpP: MVPKDEFRKFATQHMGVSSLSLDKYTSISNSYISPTIIEERQLNVASMDVFSRLMMDRIIFLGVPIDDHVANIIMAQLLFLESTDPSKDIQIYFNTPGGSVHAGLGIYDTMQYIKCDVATICTGMAASMGAVLLTAGTAGKRSALKHSRIMIHQPMGGAQGQASDIEITAREILKLKKELYTIIADHSGNTYEKIEKNSDRDYWMTATEAKEYGMIDEVLTREK; this comes from the coding sequence ATGGTACCAAAAGACGAATTCAGAAAATTTGCCACTCAACACATGGGCGTAAGCAGCCTTTCATTAGATAAGTACACATCAATCAGCAATAGCTATATTTCTCCGACAATTATCGAGGAAAGACAACTTAATGTTGCATCTATGGATGTATTTTCCCGATTGATGATGGATAGAATTATCTTTCTTGGAGTACCTATTGATGATCACGTTGCTAATATTATCATGGCTCAGCTATTATTCCTAGAATCAACAGATCCTTCAAAAGATATTCAAATTTACTTTAATACTCCAGGTGGATCTGTACACGCAGGACTAGGCATTTATGATACCATGCAATATATTAAATGTGATGTAGCAACCATTTGTACCGGCATGGCTGCCTCTATGGGTGCAGTATTGTTAACTGCAGGAACTGCAGGAAAACGTTCTGCCTTAAAGCATTCTAGAATTATGATACACCAGCCAATGGGTGGAGCACAAGGACAAGCTTCGGACATTGAAATTACAGCTCGTGAAATCCTGAAACTAAAAAAAGAATTATACACTATTATTGCTGATCACTCAGGTAATACTTACGAAAAAATAGAGAAAAACTCGGATCGTGATTACTGGATGACTGCTACAGAAGCAAAAGAATATGGTATGATTGATGAAGTTCTTACTCGTGAGAAATAG